The Blastopirellula sediminis sequence GTGAGAATCAAGTGGGAACGCCGGTCATTGCCTGGGCGATCGCGATCGACTCGTTCAAAAATGGTCAGCAGGGAATCGGCCGACACATCGGAATCCAATTCGCAAGCGGTACGAAGAATCGCCGCTAACGCCGGATTCTCTGGGTTGAGCATTTCTGCCGATACCAGCTCCGTTTTCGCCCGTTCCGGATCTAGAGAAGCGACAAGTGAGGGAACGTCTGGGAGAAATTCACTCGGCCAGGTGCAAAGCCGGAGCAAGAGGCTGAATACTGCGTTACGCGACGAGCCCTGGAGTCTGTGTTGTGCGATCGCGCTGCGCAGACCTTGCAGCGTGGCTGAGATCAGCGCGTCGTCGCGCGACTCCATGGCCGTCCTCAGAATTGCGGCAACGTCTTCTTGCCGGTTTTCGGACTGATATTCGGCAATCACGGCTCGGAATCTGGCGGATCGGCGCTGGAGTAGCTGCGGAGCGTCGTCTTGCAATATATGCGGGTGATGGCGAATGATAGCGCGGGCCAACGCTTCGTTCGCGGCGATTGCGTACTTGGACGCCTCGTCAGCATGGTCGCCGCCGCCATCCGCGAGAACCAGCGGCACTTGTTCCATGTATTCGGGTTGCGCGTAATCCAAAGTGCGATACGCATCCCAGGCAATTTTCTCGTCGTCAAGCCGACGAAACATGACGACAAGCTCTTTCAACACTCTGCCCTTGCTTAGGTCCTGAATCTCATTCCATTTTCTATCTGCTGGATGCGATTGTCGATCTCGCGAAATTTGTTCCTTTGGATTTGCTGGGAGACCCAAAACACGGCAGATAAGATCACGATACAGAAAACCACGATGCCGGCAATTGCGCCAATTGTTCGAATGCCATTCATTTGGGTAAATGCCCTGACTGTGGGGAAAGAAAATGAACGGGAGGGACACTTCGTGGCTAGTTCTTCCCGATCGTGGTTACGGCGACGAAACCGCCCGCTTGCTTAGATTCTAAGCCGCAATCGATAGGTCTCACAGTTTGCGTAATGAGCGATTCGACCCGTTGCAAATGGTCGCTTTGGAGCATCATCTCACGCTCGTCACGCCGGGAAATTTACGAGAAATCCGCTTGACGCGTGGAGTGTGTAGTATATAGTACACACATGAGCAGTTTTGGCGACCATTTACGAAAACTTCGAGAGCAGCGGCGTGCCGACGACGCTAGTTTCTCGGTGCGTCAACTTGCCGTTCGGGTCGGCGTTGAGCCGTCGTATCTCAGCAAGGTGGAGCGCGGGCAACAGCCTCCTCCTTCCGAGAAAACGATTCTGGCGATCGCGGCTGAGTTGGGGGAAGACCCGGACGTGTTGCTGGCGTTGGCAGGCAAGGTTTCGGGCGATTTGCAGGAGGTCATTCTCCGTCGCCCGCAGCTATTCGCCGAGTTGATCCGTCAGCTCAAAGACATGCCGGATCATGCGGTGTTGCGGATCGTACGTGAGGTTCGCGACGGGGAATGGTAACTGCGACCGACTGAACTTATCTGTTTCATTAGGGGGAATCGAATCATGATTGAACTCAAGTCCGACCAACTCGTTTTTACGTTTCCCGAAGTTCATCCGCAGGCGAAACTGAGCATCAGTTTTCAACGGACGCTGCGCATTCCTGATGACGACAACACTTACCCGTTGCCGCCGGGGTTGGGCGAATTCCCGCTGCGGCATGTTGATGACTTCGCGGAATCGGTTTCCGCTCAATGGCTGAAGCGGGGGGGCGTCATGCTGCCGATGTATCAGTCCGAAGCGATGTGGTTGAACTTTGATTCTGAGTTTGTCGATGGGCATGACGCAGCGTACCCATTTGCCATAAAGATCGCCGCGGGGAAGCAGTGCGCCGTCTCGGGACAGGCCTGGCAAAATGGGCTGCGCCGCGAGTCGCAAGACTACCTGGTTGTTCCGGAACAGCCTTGGTTGGATGGTTTTGTCGTCGAAAAGGGGTTGATCCGTCAGTTCGTCGCGATGCCGCTGGGAAGCGGCTATTCGGCCGAAGAGCAGATCACCGGCAACGCCGAATATGGCGGTTTGCAGATCGCCGTCTGCCCGATGAAACGTGACGTATTTGAAAGACGTTTTCCCAAACGTCGAGAGGTGGGACGATCTCGTTCGATAATCATGTCGGAACTCCATTGTAAGGTGGCGCCAGACATGGGCTTAGCGCCAGGGGGCATGATGCGACAAGAGGTTTACGATGACCCGTACGACTTCACCGACTGGCAAACCGCCGTCAGCAGCCGTTGTTTCGTCCACCTCTGCAACTCGATGGTGTGGCAATCGATCACGAACTCGCCGCCGCCGCATCCGGCGCCGACCGCGAAGAGTTACAGCCAAGCGGGGCTTCCCTGGTTCGAGTATTACGATGACTCCAAGAGCGCTCTGAATGGCTCCGGGGTTCTCGCTCAACTCCAGAGCATCGCACAGAAGAGTGCGGCGAAAGGAGAGGTTGTGCTGCCCGAAAATGCCACGGCGACGCCTGAAAAGATCGTCGAGTATCGCACAGGACTCCGCCAAGGGCAGGTGCGCGAAGGGAATTTTTAGACGTTCGGTGAAGCGGCGGTATCCTGGTGGATGCCGCCGTTTCGCTTTCTTGTTAGCCTGACTTGGTGACGGAAGCATCCAAGCTCCGACTGCGGCGAACGGGATTGTCGAATCATGCAGACGCCGATCGTATTTATCCATGGAACCAACGCCGGGCCGTGGACCATGGCGAACTTCGCCCACTTTTTTGCCGGGCAAGGGTACGAATGTCACTCACCCGCCTATCGCTACCATGATCCATCGCCGGCGCCGCAAGATGCGGCGCTGCTGCGGGGATTGAGCATCGCCGACTACGTGGAAGATATTGCGGCGTATGTGGAAAAGCTCGCCGCCCGGCCGATCTTGATCGGACATTCGCTCGGCGGAGTCATCGCCCAGAAACTTGCGATGCGCGATTTGGCGAGCGCGATCATATTGCTCAACGGCAGCGTTAACTGGGGAATCTTGCCGACGACCGATCACGAACGGGAGTTGGCCAAGATGTTCATGGCCGCCGGCCCGTTTTGGGAAGAGACGCTCCTTCCCGACTTTGAAACGATGCAGCGCTTTGGGCTGAACAAACTTGCTGAAGAAGAGCAGCGGCGGGTATTCCAGCAATTAGGGCCTGAGTCGGGTCAGGTCCTGTTCGAACTCTTCTTCTGGATGTTCGATCAGAACGAGACGACCAAGATCGACTATGACTCCGTCATGTGTCCGATCTTGATGGTGTCGGGTACGGACGATCTCGCCATCCCTCCGTCGACCGCGCGACAGATTGCCGCACGCCACGGCGAGCGAGTCACGTTTCACGAGGCGCCGGGCTTCGGCCACTATCTGACGATTGAACCGAACTGGAGGGAGATCGCAGAACTTTGCGCGGCGTTGATCGAGAGTTCGGTTTGACCTATCGCTCGCGTTTCTACGCGGCGGAGCGGCGATGTCCGGCAGTAGGATCTTGCTAACGCGTTCCACTTGGTTTTCTCCAGAGAAGGCCAGTTTTCGATGCGACAAGACCTCCTTCAGTAGCGATAATCGACGGTTCCGCCGTCGTACGTTTTCCTCGGACGAAAGAGCCCTTCGATGCGAAGCACGGTTTTACAGACGCTTGGCGCCATCTCGGCAATCCTGTTGCTCGCAGTAACGGCGACCGCCGAAGACTGGCCGCATTGGCGGGGGCCGAATCGTGATGACGTCACCAGCGATCGGTCTGGCTGGTCGTCCGATGGCTGGATCAAGTCTCCGCCGGCATGGACGAAGAACGTTGATGAGGGCTCCAGTTCGCCGATCGTCGTGGGTGATCGGCTGTTTGCGATCGGGTGGAAGGCGAACAAGGATCACGTCGTCTGCCTACAGGCGTCAACCGGCAAAGAGATCTGGTCGGTCTCTTACAATTGCCCGCGATACGGTCGCCAGGCGACCGGCGATCAGGGACTCTACGGCGGGCCAACTTCGACCCCGGAGTATGATCCGGCGACCGGCTACCTTTACACGCTCAGTTGCGACGGCGATCTGAACTGTTGGGACGCAGGGGAAAAAGGAAGACAGGTTTGGAGCTTGAACCTGTACGACATCTACAAAGTTGAGCAGCGTCCGCGAATTGGACGTTCTGGTCGCCGCGACTATGGCTATACCACGGCGCCTTTGGTGCACGGCGATTGGTTGATTGTCGAAATCGGCGCGCAGGCCGGCACGCTCGCGGCGTTTGATAAACGGACCGGAAAGCAGATTTGGCTTTCCGAAGCGAAAGGTTTCGCCGGCCATGCAGGCGGTTTGGCGCCGATCGAGGTCGAAGGAGTTCCCAGCGTCGCCGCGTTCACCTTTCAGGGGCTGCTCGTCACGCGACTCGATCCTGGTCACGCGGGAGAGACGGTCGCCGAGTACGAGTGGATGACCAGTTTCGCCAACAGCATCGCCACGCCGGCGGTCTTCGACAACTACATCTTGATCACTTCCGAATACAACCGCAACGCGATTTGTAAGCTGGAAATCCGCCTCACTGGCGCCAAGAAAATCTGGGAACAGCCGCTGGCGTCGAAGATCTGCAGCCCGATCGTTCACGCAGGACACGTCTATTGGTGTTGGCAGCGGCTCTACTGTCTCGACTTCGAAACGGGAGTGAAAGTGTGGGAAGGGGGGGACTTCGGCGATGCTGGCTCGTGCATCTTAACGGGAGACGACCGCTTGATCTTGTGGGGCGGCCGCGGAACTTTGGCCCTGACGGAAACTGCCCAAAGGTCGCCGGGCAGTTTCCGCGAACTGGCGAAGGTTGAAAACGTTTTCTCGGAGGACGTCTGGCCGCACGTCGTGTTGGCCAACGGCCAAATCTTCTGCAAAGGGAAGAGCGGCGACCTGAAGTGCTTCCGCGTTCCTTAGCGGGTCAAACCAATCGCGAGCATCCCGCCGGCGAGACTGAGGTCTTCGGTATCTCCGTCGCCGATCGTGCCGCCGCTCCAGTACTGGCCTTCAAAGGCGCCGCGAAAGTACCACTCGCCGCCCCAGCGGCCAGGGCGCGTGAACTGGGCGCCGAGTTGCAGTTCGCTGATGGTGAACGTCATGTCTTCCACCACAAAGCCATTGTCGAGTCCGTTGGCCGCGTATTGGAATGAGCTGCGCGCGGTGGCGAAGATGGCGAAGTGTTCGGTGAGGGGTCTGGTCAATTGCACTCCCAAGACCGGTCCCCAGCTATCTTCCATCGTTTCGAAGTCGCCGAAGCTGAATTCTTGGTAGTCGGCGTATCGCAAGCCGCCGCTGATCAAACCTTGCCAATGTCCCAGCTCAAACTTGTCGTTGATTTCAAAGTCGACGACGGTGAGCTGAATGTCGCTGGTATCGAAAAAGTTGGCATTCGGATTCGACGCGTCGTAGTCGAACCAGCGGACGTTGAAGCCAAGTCCCTTTTCGCCCGTATAGCCGAGCGAGATCCGGGGCGCCGCGTGATAGTCAAAACCAGGCGCTTCCCCTTCCGATTGGAAGGGTTTAAGGAGGAGCAGTTCGGCGGCGAAGGTTACGCCGGGGCAAGTGCTGCACGGGTAACAGGGAGAAGAGCAACAAGCTCCCTGCTGAATGTCGGACGCGAGCAAGCGTTCATGCTCGGCCAAGCGAGCGTAGAGATCGTCCAATTCCGCGCGCGTGACGAACGTCGCCTCTTCCGCATTTGCATCGCGGAATCCAAATCCAACGCAGAGTAAAAACGCGATGCCAAGAATCGTGGGGCGCATCGGTATGGGGCTCCGAAGTCTTGCCTGAGACAGGGGGAAGCGTAACGACGTACGCATTACTTCGGTTAACCGCCGATAGCAACGAAAGCGCAACCTGTGAGGAAAAAGCCAACGGTAGAGCTAGCCGCAGCAGAATCGATTCCACCGACAAGGTTTACCGCGGGGCGGCTTCCTCATGGAGGACGCAGAAGCGCAATTTCATAGAGAATTGCTTCTTGTGCCCCCCCTATGCCTACGGTTTTTCACATGGTTTGTTGGAAACTTTCTGGATTTCGTCCTTCTTTACACTTGCACGTATACATGAGTTAGGTCATAACCATTAAACAATATTAACCCTTCTGTGGGTTCGTATTTATGGCGGTGAGTTTTCCTTTGGTGGTCTTTGTTCTCTGCTCGCCATTCCTTTTCTAACTCACTTGTCATTGCTATTTTGCCCCGATGCCTCTTTTCTAGGGAATCCCGTACATGCATAAGTCTCTTGCAAAGCGTTTTGGGCGACGGAAAGCCTTTACGCTGGTCGAACTGCTCGTGGTCATCGCAATTATCGGCGTTTTGATCGCTCTTTTGCTGCCGGCGGTTCAACAAGCGCGGGAAGCTGCCCGCCGTATGCAATGCTCGAACAATTTGAAGCAACTGGGGCTCTCGCTGCACAATCACCACGACACGTACCGGTACATGCCGGTGCTGCGAAACATTGGCGGCGGAAATCATGACCGTCGCAGCGGTTTCATCTCCCTGCTTCCGTTCCTGGAACAGAACAACACCTACGAACTGATCCAGAACGACCTGGGAACGGCGCCTTGGAGCAGCACGACCTATTGGCAGCAATTTAACTTTGATGGTTTTCAGTGTCCGACATCGCCGCCGCCGGCCACTTATAACGGCGGCCAAACGTGCCGACGGAATTACCACATGTGCTTGGGTGATCGCCTCCGCGATCGGGACGGCCAAATGGAGAGTACGCGTGGGATGTTCCAAAAAGGGAGCGGCGCCACCAACGTGGCCCCCAAGAACAAGATGACCTTCGCCGCCGTTACCGACGGCCTCTCGAACACGATGGCTTTTTCCGAGCGGATTTCAATGTTCGCGAGCGCTCGCGCTGATCAAGGCGCCTTCGCCCAGATCGCGCTGACTTCTACTAGTTCGCCTTCGGATTGTACTGCCGCTCTAACGATGACTTGGATGGGGCAAATCGAAGACTCGCGCTGGAACGACGGACGGTCGCCGTATTCGGGTTTCTTCGCCGCAGCTCCCCCGAACAGCGTCAGCTGCACCGGTGACGGCAACAGTGGAAACATCCATGATGGAAGTTATGCGCTGCCGGGCGCAAGCAGCCTGCACCCGGGCGGCGTTTTGGCGAGCCTAGGAGATGGTTCGGTTCGATTTGTCGCCGAGACCATCGATTCCGGCAACCAGGGAGCGAGCTTCAATTTCACCAGCGGAGCTTCTCCGTATGGCGTTTGGGGAGCCTTGGGAAGTCGCAATGGCGGCGAAGCGATTAGCGAATAACGCGCCTGGCGTCGAGTCATCATGCGAACGTCCGACCCCATCGGGTCGGACGTTTTTTCGTTCCACGATTTAACCAACGAAGGTAAGCGGTATGAGCAAGAGTCTTCAGTTGATCAACGCGGCGGCGGTTTGTCTGTTTATGATCGGATGTGGCGCCGGCAATCAGAATCCGCCTACAACTCCGGTAACCGGCAAGGTGACCTATAAAGGTGCGGCCGTGGAGGGAGCTGCGGTCAAGTTTCTTCCCAGCAACTCAGAAGCCAAAATTGCGAACGCCACCTCCGGCGCAGACGGTACGTACGCCATCTCGACTTTCGAGCCCGGCGACGGCGCCATGGCAGGCAAATACAAGATCACCGTGCGAAAGCTCGTTAGCGTTCAGCAGGGAGTTCAACAAGACGGCGAGCACGCCGGCGAGCCAGATTATGTGAATAAGGACATGTTGCCGAAAAAATACATGTCCGTTGACGATACGCCGCTGGAGTTTGAAGTAAACGCCGGTGGCGACAACGCTTTCGATATCGAATTAAAGGACTAATGGCATATCGTTGAAAACGGTCGGGGTGCGCTGTCATCTGCGACAGCGATCTTCCGCCCGATCATCACGAAGTTGCGTAGGCTGGGTCGAGACCCAGCCTTTTTTGTTGGCGACGTCGTAATTGCAGGGGCTCGACCCAGTCTGACTTTCGAGGCTCTGCGGGTAGAATCCTCTACGCAATGATTTTTCGCTAGCGACTTAGTGCTTCGGGAAGCGTTGCGGTGGCCACTATTTTTGACGGTCGCGGAATCTGGATCTGGTCGACTCGCATGAAAGTCGCGCGCACAGAGACGTCTATCTTCTCGTGTTGCGTAGCCCAGTAAGAACAATGGGTTCCAGTGTCGTTTGTGACTTTGCTTTGCCTGAATTTCTCTCCCCTGGGAGTTTACCGCCATATAAAATTCCAGATTGAGATCTTTCTTGACCTCAACCCGTCCCCGACTGCGACTGGCGTGCAGATATGGACTTATGAAGACTTCGCCTCCCAACGACCCGGAAGTAAATGCATGGCTCGCTCTGGCGGCGCAGGGAGACCAGCAGATTCTGGGAAAGTTGTTGGAGCAAGACCGGGAACGACTTCGGCGCATGGTGACGCTGCGGCTTGTCGATCGGCGAACTGGAGCGGAACTAGCCCAACTTCGACTTGGTGAAAACGAAAGACTATATCCCCGCCGCTTTAGCCCTGACGGTTCGTCGTTGTACGTATGGGGGCAGCAAACGAACCTGCTCTACGTTTGGGATCTGCGCTTGTTGCGAGAGCGATTAGAGGAGTGCGGCTTGGATTGGGATTTGCCTCCTTACCCGCCGCCTCAAGTTCACGAAACCGGTATGCGGAAGGTGGTTTTTGATCTTGGGCCTGGTAGATGAGTAAGTGGTTGTAAAGCGAGAGCGTCACACGCGACGGTCAATCGAGTAACAAAGCGTTCAATTCAAGGAGATGAAAATGTTCGTTTGCCGTTTTGGAGTCCGCGACGTAGTCCGTTTGTCCGTACTTGTTGCGACCGGCATGCTGAGCGTGCTCGCTTGCGATTCCTTCGTGAAAGCGCAAGGTCAGGCGGACGCCGCGTTACTCAGCAAACTGCGGGAGACGCAGGATGGGTGGAGGCGATCCCTCGAAGAAAACAGGAGGCTAAAGCAGATCGCCGGTTTCGACGAATCGACGCCGCTCACGGAGATCGAAGCGGAACGGAAGCGACTGGTAACGCGGTTCGCAGACCCGCAGGGTGTGCCGGAGGATCAAGTAAACCTTCGTATGCTCCTCGGGTTTGTCGCGGCCAAGGCCGAAGACCTCTCCAAGCGAAACGCAGCTATGCAGGCCGATGCGGAACAATCGGTCGCCCTGTCGAAAGCCTCCGCAGAGCGACGGAGCCAAATGGCGGCGGCGACCGGAGCGAAAGAAGAAAAGTTGCGCAATGATATCGCCGCGCTCAATCAGAAATACGCGGAGGATCGGACCGAATGGAACAAGCGGGCCGAGTCATTGGCCCAGAAGCTTGCCGAGACGCAGCGACAATATGCCGATCTCGCGGAAAAGCACGCCAAAGAGATCGCGGCGCTCCAAGCCGCCTTACAGCGTTCGGCCGAAGCGAAGGGAGGCGCCTTGAACGGGCCAGTTAAAAGGACTCTCCCCATTCGCAAATGGACCGACATGACCGGCCAATTTTCAGTCCAGGCGGAGATCGTCGGAGTGGAAAACAACGTCGTCACCTTGCAGCGAACCGACGGCAAAAGAATCCAGATTCCGATCGCCAACCTAAGTGCTGCGGATCGAGAATACATTTCTTCATTGAAAGAGCTTCCAGGCGCCGCAATTCAAAGTTCGAAAGAATAGACCGCAGGAAAGTTGTACAGTTCCTCGTTCCGAAATGACCAGGCCTTCGAATTTCCCTGAGATGAAACCTTGGGCCTAAGCGCTTTGTGCGTAGGCAACGGCAGATTGGCGCTGTCGCACCATTCTTTTCTCCGGCGCCACTGACTGAAGGCCGGTGCGCCCAGAGGTTATACTGATCGACGGCGCTCTCCGCGCCCACCGAAATCAACGGAGCGGGAACGACTGATCGTATCGGCTGGTTTGACCGCGAGGTTAATAGACTTGCCGCGTCCGCACTTGGACCTGGAATCTTAGCGTTCCTTGCGTGAGCGACTTACCCACATGAAGCAGAAAGCGTTTTCGGAGGCAGTCGACTTGATGGCGGACTCGGCAGGACTGCGCCGGGTTCCTAGTCGTATTCGGACAGGCAAAAACTGGGTCGGAATCTGTTCCGGCATCTGCGTCATCATGAATCTTGACGCTGTTCGCTTGCAGATTGATCTCTCCTCGCCCAGCCAGTCGGATGCGGCATTAGAAGATTCAACGGATGAAACCGACGACGGCGGGAGTGAGAGCAATTCCGAGCCTGATCAGGCGTTTTTCCGGCGAGCCGCTTCCCGCGGAATTCCAGAAGACTGGTTTGTGCAATACGACGATGACGAGAACTGGGGATTCCAGTTGGTGATCGACAACAAGCGACAGCGAGAACTCGAACCAGGCGCGCTCGACGGCCTGCTCGAAGTAATCGCATCGGATCTGCACGATCTTGGCGCCGAAGCGCAACAGCCTTGTTGCAACTGCCAGCGAGAGGCGACGACGCTCGGGTACTTTGAAAGCCTGACGGCGGGACAATCTTACGCGACCTACTGCACCGATTGCTGGGAACGGCTCCACCACGACTCCAAGGGGGCGATACAGGTCAACGCGCCTCAATCGCTTCGACAAGGGTGGGCCGCTCTGATGATTTCGTCCATTCTCTTTGCGGTCGTCTGGGGAGTCGCACAGCATCCGGCCTGGGGCTTGCCGTTCCCATTTCTCTTTATGGGATGCGTTGGCGCCGGCGTTGCAATCGCGGTTCTCACG is a genomic window containing:
- a CDS encoding helix-turn-helix domain-containing protein, whose amino-acid sequence is MSSFGDHLRKLREQRRADDASFSVRQLAVRVGVEPSYLSKVERGQQPPPSEKTILAIAAELGEDPDVLLALAGKVSGDLQEVILRRPQLFAELIRQLKDMPDHAVLRIVREVRDGEW
- a CDS encoding alpha/beta hydrolase; translation: MQTPIVFIHGTNAGPWTMANFAHFFAGQGYECHSPAYRYHDPSPAPQDAALLRGLSIADYVEDIAAYVEKLAARPILIGHSLGGVIAQKLAMRDLASAIILLNGSVNWGILPTTDHERELAKMFMAAGPFWEETLLPDFETMQRFGLNKLAEEEQRRVFQQLGPESGQVLFELFFWMFDQNETTKIDYDSVMCPILMVSGTDDLAIPPSTARQIAARHGERVTFHEAPGFGHYLTIEPNWREIAELCAALIESSV
- a CDS encoding outer membrane protein assembly factor BamB family protein, yielding MRSTVLQTLGAISAILLLAVTATAEDWPHWRGPNRDDVTSDRSGWSSDGWIKSPPAWTKNVDEGSSSPIVVGDRLFAIGWKANKDHVVCLQASTGKEIWSVSYNCPRYGRQATGDQGLYGGPTSTPEYDPATGYLYTLSCDGDLNCWDAGEKGRQVWSLNLYDIYKVEQRPRIGRSGRRDYGYTTAPLVHGDWLIVEIGAQAGTLAAFDKRTGKQIWLSEAKGFAGHAGGLAPIEVEGVPSVAAFTFQGLLVTRLDPGHAGETVAEYEWMTSFANSIATPAVFDNYILITSEYNRNAICKLEIRLTGAKKIWEQPLASKICSPIVHAGHVYWCWQRLYCLDFETGVKVWEGGDFGDAGSCILTGDDRLILWGGRGTLALTETAQRSPGSFRELAKVENVFSEDVWPHVVLANGQIFCKGKSGDLKCFRVP
- a CDS encoding DUF1559 domain-containing protein, whose amino-acid sequence is MHKSLAKRFGRRKAFTLVELLVVIAIIGVLIALLLPAVQQAREAARRMQCSNNLKQLGLSLHNHHDTYRYMPVLRNIGGGNHDRRSGFISLLPFLEQNNTYELIQNDLGTAPWSSTTYWQQFNFDGFQCPTSPPPATYNGGQTCRRNYHMCLGDRLRDRDGQMESTRGMFQKGSGATNVAPKNKMTFAAVTDGLSNTMAFSERISMFASARADQGAFAQIALTSTSSPSDCTAALTMTWMGQIEDSRWNDGRSPYSGFFAAAPPNSVSCTGDGNSGNIHDGSYALPGASSLHPGGVLASLGDGSVRFVAETIDSGNQGASFNFTSGASPYGVWGALGSRNGGEAISE
- a CDS encoding carboxypeptidase-like regulatory domain-containing protein gives rise to the protein MINAAAVCLFMIGCGAGNQNPPTTPVTGKVTYKGAAVEGAAVKFLPSNSEAKIANATSGADGTYAISTFEPGDGAMAGKYKITVRKLVSVQQGVQQDGEHAGEPDYVNKDMLPKKYMSVDDTPLEFEVNAGGDNAFDIELKD
- a CDS encoding SHD1 domain-containing protein encodes the protein MFVCRFGVRDVVRLSVLVATGMLSVLACDSFVKAQGQADAALLSKLRETQDGWRRSLEENRRLKQIAGFDESTPLTEIEAERKRLVTRFADPQGVPEDQVNLRMLLGFVAAKAEDLSKRNAAMQADAEQSVALSKASAERRSQMAAATGAKEEKLRNDIAALNQKYAEDRTEWNKRAESLAQKLAETQRQYADLAEKHAKEIAALQAALQRSAEAKGGALNGPVKRTLPIRKWTDMTGQFSVQAEIVGVENNVVTLQRTDGKRIQIPIANLSAADREYISSLKELPGAAIQSSKE